GGAAGCAATTAGCTCTTTGAAACCTCATtcaacaaaaacaacaaagaaaaaaagaagcaACAAAAGCATGTACTAATTAACTAGTCAAAAACCTTTGTCCACATTTACACTAATATATTAATAAGCCATGTTTTTTGGGTCATGCCTCCAGGCCCTCTGCTACCAAGTATATTCTGCcataaatataaatatgcaaaatttaaTTCATAACAAAATGATACCTCATATCCACATAGGTCTCAACATCCCTAAGGAAAGAACCAAAAGTCACAGCCTCCAAAATAAGCCTCTTCAACCCACCAAAGCTAATTTTAATGAGTTCATCCTTTGAAGAATCAATAGTTCCCTGCGGTGTCAAAACAATTTCGGGTCTTCCAAACAATGCTTCTGTGTGCTTCTCAATGATGCTAACTGCCTCTTTGGATCTTATTGTTGCATACCTCTGAAGTGTCTCTGCATCAAAAGACATCACATAGGTTCGCAGCCTGCAAGGTTTTATCCCATAACCAAAACCACCTGTACTGATGCCACCCGACCAGGACGAGACTCCTACATCGGATTGTGCAGTGCGAACAGAACTCTCACCACCATCAGGCATCATCTCCCGAACCTCATCATTCTTGAAATTCATCTCTTCTTCATCCGATCCATGTGGAAGAATTTTCATTGTCTTTTCCAGCTGAAATCTCTGGTCTACCCTCTTCAGGAAGTATCCATACATCACAGATGCTGCATATACCTGCCCAACCCTAAGTTTGCTAATCTGTGCAACAGAAGTTGAATCACCCAAACGGTTACCAAGTATGAGAGCAAGAtgattttgaatcatctcataggCTTCAGGAGAGTGAAGCCGCACAAGC
The Malania oleifera isolate guangnan ecotype guangnan chromosome 13, ASM2987363v1, whole genome shotgun sequence DNA segment above includes these coding regions:
- the LOC131145994 gene encoding UV-B-induced protein At3g17800, chloroplastic; this encodes MEAAAVLRSSFGTCRPPRLAARSGVSTANGTNFVRFGAKFPFSYGWMKQYPSASHSKLGCRRITVGSRKSCPVSASSSSETGQPSAPIAPLQLESPIGQFLSQILINHPHLVMAAVEQQLEQLQTDRDAGKQEEPSASGTELVLYRRIAEVKANERRKVLEEILYALVVQKFMDAGVSLISTISTPSSSDSQVDTWPSQDEKLVRLHSPEAYEMIQNHLALILGNRLGDSTSVAQISKLRVGQVYAASVMYGYFLKRVDQRFQLEKTMKILPHGSDEEEMNFKNDEVREMMPDGGESSVRTAQSDVGVSSWSGGISTGGFGYGIKPCRLRTYVMSFDAETLQRYATIRSKEAVSIIEKHTEALFGRPEIVLTPQGTIDSSKDELIKISFGGLKRLILEAVTFGSFLRDVETYVDMRYHFVMN